The DNA segment CTACAGGCCCAAATCGATTACCAGCTTAGCCCCACCGCCAAGGAAGCCTTGCATAAGGGCGTGCCGTTGACCTGGTTCATTCTGGTCAAAATATTGGAACCGGGCTGGCTGTGGGACAGCAGCGTCTACAGCCAAAAGCTGCCCTATCGGCTCCAGTTTCACGCCCTATTGAATCAATACGAAGTGCTGACCCCGGCCAAGCGTAGCGAAATGTTTTTAACCCTCAATGCGGCGTTGAGTTTTATGGCGGGCCTGCATGATACCCAACCGATTGCCGCCGAATTATTGCAATCCGGCCAGCCTTACCGACTGGCGATCAAATGCCAATTCGACCGGGAGTCGCTGCCGGTTCCGTTACGCCCTTTCGCTTATCTGGACTCTCAATGGTTGCTTTCCAGTGACTGGACATTATGGCCTATTCAAAAATAAAACTGCCGGCTAGCGCCTCCATCGCCATCCTGTTCGGCTTTATCCTGTTGTCGCTGCAATTGATGAGTAGTTCCACCCAGGAATCCTCCGAATTGAGCGAAATGCATTCCTGGCTGCTGGTCATCAACACCCTCGGTTCCATCATGCTGTTGGGACTGGTGGTGGTGAACGCGTATTCGCTGGTGCGGGAGCTGAAAAAGAAGGAAGCCGGCTCCAGGCTGACCACCCGGATGGTGTCGCTGTTCGTGCTGCTGGCCTTGGCGCCGGCCGCGATCGTATTTTATTTTTCCGTGCAGTTTTTGCATCAAGGCATCGACAGCTGGTTTAACGTCGAAATCGACCGGGCGATGGACGATGCGCTGGAACTGAGCCAGTCCTCGCTGGCGCAGCGCATGAACTGGCATATTAAGCAAACCCGGCAAATCGCCGAAAAATTGGAAGATAAATCCGACACCCTGATTGCGTTGGAAAT comes from the Methylomonas sp. LL1 genome and includes:
- a CDS encoding DUF4390 domain-containing protein encodes the protein MPSWARAFSGGLLFCLMLWPLLSVADPFAAKIDHAELVDSAAGPRLQAQIDYQLSPTAKEALHKGVPLTWFILVKILEPGWLWDSSVYSQKLPYRLQFHALLNQYEVLTPAKRSEMFLTLNAALSFMAGLHDTQPIAAELLQSGQPYRLAIKCQFDRESLPVPLRPFAYLDSQWLLSSDWTLWPIQK